DNA sequence from the Eisenibacter elegans DSM 3317 genome:
TGGTAGCTGGATATGTGTATTCCACTCGATGAGCAGGGCGTTGAAAGGCATCACCAAAAGCGTAACCAAGACCGTTAGTACAAGGGCTTGAGCCAAGATACTCGGACGAGGGCTGAGCACCCTAAGTGAATTCCCCTCTACCCAACGAAGATAGGCATAGGTACTAATGATAAACCCGCCGCTGGCCATCATTCCCTGCAAAACCAAGAGCACTACACGGCCCTTAGATGGTGGTTGGACGCTCATGGGGTCGCGCATTACATCGGCCAGACCTTGAAAATCAAGAGAGAAAAACGGCATCAAAGCTGCCAACCCTACCAATTGAAAAACAAACAACCCTACCAACACAAAGCCCAACAACAACAGCAAATGGCTGACGAGTTGTATCCAGCGGGCTACAGGATTGTTTTCGGGAGTATGGAGCTTGGGCTCCGGGGAGTTGGAGTATAAAGTTTCTTGAGGAGTGTTCTCCGACATATATTTTGAGGGTCGAATGACTGATGTTAAACCAATAGCGGATAATGCTCAATTTAAGCATTCATAGCTCATTATCAAAGTTTTATGGCTATGATTGTAACATATCCTGAGGAAGTGCAATTCCAGCTGATGACAAAATCAACAAACTGCACAGTGTCAAACGGCAAAGGTAGCTAAAAAACCCCAAAATAAGCACCCTCAACAGCAGGTTTGCACAGCCTCAAAATATGGGGTGGGTCAACCTCTTGGCAACAACAACGAAGAATCTCCATAGCTCAAAAAGCGGTAGTCGTTATCGAGCGCCGTTTGGTAGACTTTGCGCCAGTCTTGGCCTATCAGCGCAGCTACGAGGAGTATGAGGGTGGTTTGTGGTTGGTGATAGTTGGTAATCAAGCCTCGGCAGAGCCGCATTTGGTAGCCGGGCATAATCATTATCTCAGTATACCCTTGGAGCTGTGTTAGATTTTGGGCTTGCATATAAATCTGGACAGCCTTGAGCGCCTCTTGAGCGCTAGGAAGCGGTTGTTGGCTGCGGGTATAGGCCCAAAGTTGGGGGATGTGAAAGATGCCTTGCCCTTGTTGGTCAAGCAATTGTACGCCAAACCAGTAGAGGCTTTCGAGAGAACGCATGGCCGTAGTTCCTACCGGTATAAGGCCTTCAGGGTACTGTAGTAGGGCCGCTAGCTGCGCTTGCGAAACAACGATGGCCTCGTTGTGCATAGGGTGTTGAGCTACATCGCCTTGGTGTGTTTCTTGGATAGGTTGAAATGTACCCGCGCCCACATGGAGGGTTACAAAGCCCTGAGCAATGCCTTTGGCGGCCAACTGTTGCATCACTTCGGGTGTGAAGTGTAGACCGGCAGTGGGGGCTGCTACAGCACCTTCGGCCTTGGCATAAACGGTTTGGTAACGCTCATAGTCTGTAGCTTCGGCTTCTCGTTTGAGATAAGGAGGCAGTGGCAGCCTGCCTGCCTCCTGTACGACAGCAGCAAAGGGCAAACCCGTGGAAGCCCAACGGAGAGATACCTCGTTTTGCTCGCGGTTGTGCCAACGGGCTTCGAGCGTGGTGTGTGTTAGGGTCATTGAAAGGCTGAGTGACTCCGGCCAACGTTTCTTGTTGCCTACCATCACTTTCCACACAGTTTCGTCAGTAGTGCTCATTGCTTGTTGCATATCCGTAGGCTGGAGCGGCGACAACAACAACAACTCTATCAAAGCTCCGGTAGGCTTTTGGAAAAAAAGCCGTGCAGGAATGACCTTGGTATCGTTAAAAACCAACATCACCTCGGAGGGCAGCAAGTCGGGAAGGGCGCTAAAACGGTGGTGGCTGATGGCTCCGCCTTTGTAACACAACAACTTGGCACTATCACGCGGGGTAACAGGGTGCTGCGCAATACGCTCGTCAGGCAGATGATAGGTATAATCAGCTAGGCTAATTTTTGGAATGGAGGGCATAGTCCTATGAACAGTAGGGTTGGCGACGGGAGGCTTATTTAATCATTTGGGTATAAACTACCTTCTTGGTCTCGAAAAATGATTCCTCAAAAAAATCACTAATCTCCCAGACTTTACAGGGCTTGCGACAAGCCTTGATTTCTTCGGCCAAATCACCGCCTTTGAGGCTGATGATGCCGTTTTTGAGGGGGTGGTTGTACATCTGAGCAAACTTGTCGCGAGTCCAATACACCAAGGTTTCGAGAGGAGCCACTGCCCGCGTAACCACGAAATCAAAATATTGGTCTACATTCTCAGAGCGCTCGTGCAGGGCACGGGCATTCTTCAGCCCAAGCCCTTCTATCACTTCCTCGACTACTTTGACCTTCTTGCCGATAGAGTCGACCATCAAAAAGCGGGTTTCGGGAAATAAAATAGCCAAAGGTATACCCGGAAAGCCTCCGCCCGTGCCCAAATCCATCACTTCGGCCATAGGCTTAAAGCCCATTACCTTGGCAATAGCCAACGAATGAAGTACATGGCGCTCATAGAGCAAATCTACATCTTTGCGCGAAACCACATTGATTTTCTGGTTCCAATCTTGATACAAGCTCCCGAGGCGCTCAAAATGCGCTTTTTGACTGTCAGTAAGTTCGGGGAAATATTTTTCTATCAACGCGACCGTTGGGTTCATAAGTGTAATTAGGGAATTGGCACAAACTCATCCTCAGACCCCAATGGCCTGAGCTACATTCATCGACACAAAGGTACAGGTTTTTTGCTTCTTCAAAACCTATCCGCCCAAAGCTAACCCTTGTGGCCTATTTACACATGATATTTTGATACGGATAAATACTGATGTTGGATTGTTTTTGTGCTAGAATAGCAGTATCTTTCCTAAACTATATGTACTTCTCAAACTTGTCTTATGATGCTCTACACTTTATTTACCCACCCACTTTTGCTCCAGCAACTGACTTGGGCCGACCAAAACCTACCTATGCTTTATTGGTGGGTCGCCATAGGCTGTACAGGCTTCTTGGTACTACATATCACCCTAAGCGGGATGTTGGGCATTGACCTCGACTATGACTTTGACTTCGATATTGGCGACCTCGATTTGGGCGATGTCTCTCTTTCTGCCTTCATTACACTTTTTGCCATCATGGGCTGGGCTGGCTACTTGGGCTACCAAATGACCAGTTTTTCACACGCCGGCATCGTAGGGGTGTCAGGTACTGCCGGAGTGCTGGGTTTTGTGGCGGCAGTTTGGCTACACAATCGCCTCAAAGCACTGGAACAAACCGGGAATGTCGAACTACAAAACGCCATTGGCCAAATTGGCAGTGTATACCTGACCATCCCCCAAGGCGGAGAAGGACAGATACAAATTGTCGTACAAGGCAAACTAATGACCCTCGATGCCCGATGCGACGAAGCCACCCTGCCCACTGGTGAGCAGGTCATCGTCTATGCGATTGAAGAAGATAAACTCATCGTAGGCCCTTATCAGACATTGATTAATTCATAACTTCCAAACATATACCTTAAACCTCGACAAACAAAACACACATGATTATGGAATACCTGTTCAGTACCATCGGCGTTAGTATTGGCATTCTCTTCCTACTAACCCTTTTTTTGCTATCCCGCTACAAACGTTGCCCCTCCAACAAAGTGTTAGTCATCTACGGAAATGTAGGCAAAGGCCGTAGCGCCCGCTGCGTACACGGTGGCGGCGCTTTCATATTGCCCGTCATCCAAGATTGGCAGTTCCTCAACCTCAATCCTATCCCCATCGAAATAGATTTGCGTGGGGCGCTCTCTAAGCAAAATATTCGTATCAATACGCCCAGTACTTTTACGGTCGCTATTTCTACTAAGCCCGAAATTATGCTCAATGCTGCCGAGCGATTGCTTAGCTTAGACGAGAGCGAAATCAAAACTCAAGCACTTGACATCATCATAGGGCAGCTGCGATTAGTGATTGCCACCCTGACCATCGAAGAAATCAACCAAGACCGTGAGCAGTTTCTGTCACTTATCAACAAACACGTAGCTACTGAGCTCAACAAAATCGGGCTAGAGCTTATCAATGTTAATATAAAAGACATTACCGATGAATCTGGTTACCTCGAAGCCATCGGCAAAAAGGCCGCCGCCGAAGCCATCAACGTCGCCAGAGTAGAAGTAGCCCAACAAGAGCGTAGCGGTGCCATTGGCGAAACCAAGGCCCTACGAGAGAAAGAAGTGGAGGTGGCTTCCGAATTGGCCGCCGCTGATGAAGGACGAAAAGAGGCTGACTCTAAAAAACGTATCGCCATCGCCGAGCTAGAAGCCCAAGCTATCGAAGGAGAAAATATCTCCAAAGCCCGTGTGGTAGAATACAACGCTACCCTGGCCGAGAAATCTGCCGAAGCCCGCCGACGTAGTGAAGTAGCCGAGGCAACAGCCAAACGCGAAATCCTCGAAAATCAAAAAGCTACCGAACAAGCTCGCCTCGAAAAAGACGAAATTATCCACAAGGAAGTCCAAAAACGCAAACAAGAAATTGATGCCGAAGCCGAAGCCGAGCGTGTCCGCCGTATCGCCAAAGGGGAGGCCGATGCCGCATTGCTTAAATACAACGCGGAAGCAGAGGGTCTTCAAAAACTCCTCGAAGCAAAGGCCAACGGGTATAAAGAAATTCTCAACGCCTGTGAAGGCGATACCAATGCTGCTGCCATTTTACTCTTGATTGAAAAGCTCGAATCCCTCGTAGCCAAACAAACCGAGGCCATTGCCAACCTCAAAATCGACAAAATCACGGTTTGGGAAGGCGGTGGCGAGCAAAATGGCAATGCTACGACCAACTTCGTCCGCAACTTTATCAACACACTCCCCCCAATGCACGAGCTAGCACAGCAAGTCGGGATAGAGCTGCCCCAATTCTTGGGCAATATCAACCCCCAAGACCTACAAAAAGCGCTTGAAGTTAGCACTAAGGCCAACGGACGAAAACGCAAACAAACCGAAAGCTCTGAAAAAGCCGAAACAATAGAAGAGTAACCGACCTAGCTTCCCGAAACACATCAGCCACCTCAATCAATTGGGGTGGCTGTTTTGGTAAAGATAGCCTGAGATAAACTTTTGAATTTCGTTGATTTTTTATAACTTTATCCTGAAAAACACAAAATACCTTCTGATTGGAAGGGAAAAACTAACCACTACATCATTGTCGCCACAAAATCATGAGCAAGACAAGTACACTCATCCAAAACGGAATCTATTTCGATGGCTTAGGCAACCCCGGTCGTAAAGCCGATTTATTAATCAAAGACGGAAAAGTCGCTCAAGTAGCCGACTATATCCCCCCACCCGAAGGTGTAAACATACTCAAGGCCGATGGCCTGTGGGTTACCCCGGGGTTTCTTGACATACACACACATTATGATGCTGAGGTCGAAGTATTGCCCGGGCTAGAAGAGTCCGTAAGGCACGGTGTAACGACGGTCGTCTTCGGAAACTGCTCCCTGTCCAGCGCTGTCGGTACCGAAGACGATATCATTAACCTATTTAGTAGGGTCGAAAACATGCCCACTGATATCTTACAAAGCTGGGTGCGCAACAAAATCACTTGGAAAACTACCCGCGAATATTATGAACATCTCGATAGCTTACCTGTAGGCCCTAATATCGCTACCTTCATCGGGCACTCTAATCTCCGTATTGCGACCATGGGCCTAGAACGAAGCCTTACTATCCACAAAGCCAACAAAGCCGAAATAGAAAAAATGAAAGGCACCGTACAAGAGGCTATGGAAGCAGGATACCTTGGGCTTTCTATAGATATGTTGCCGCTGCATCGTATGGCATTAGGGGAATTCAAAGGGGTATCAGTGCCTTCGCAACAGGCGCACTTTAGTGAATATATTAAATTGGCTTCCGTTGTGCGCAAGTACAACCGTGTTTTGCAGGCTACCCCCAATGCCCTCGACAAACGCTCGGCGGCCTTGTTGTTCCTAATGAGTATGGGTGTTTTTCGCAAACGACTGAGTACCACAATCGTAGCTGCACTAGACGTAAAATCAGACCCAAAAATCCATAAAGTAGCAACCGGCCTAGCAACAGTTTTCAACAATGTCTTTCGTACAGATGTACGCTGGCAAGCCCTAGCCGAACCTTTTCTCAATTATGCTGATGGAGCCATCAGCCCACTTTTCGAAGAATTCCCTTCCGCAGCAAAAGCCATTGGAATGAATAGTGAAGAACGTAAGGCGATGTACGCCGACCCTTCCTTCCGTGAATGGTTCAAAAAAGACTGGAATCACAAAGGCCCTGCCGTATTTCATCGCCGCTTAGACGATATGTGGGTCGTCAAATCCCCAGAAACAGGCCAAGAAGGGCGATCTGTCGCCGATTTAGCCGCCGAGCGTAAACAAGACCCCCTTGACTTTTTTATGGATATGGTGGCTAAGTATGACCAAGACTTTCGATGGAAGAGCGCCGTGGCAAATCATCGAGAGGAAAAGCGGATCAAACTATTGGCACACAAAACGACCATACCAGGATTCAATGACTCCGGCGCACATAACGTCAATATGGCTTTTTATGATGGCTCACTCCAAACCCTCAAACAAGCACAGAAGTACCCGCATGTCATGTCTATCGAAACAGCCATTCATCGTATGACTAAGATGGCTGCTGACTGGCTGGGCATCGACGCAGGAGCCTTACGGGTTGGAGATCGCGCCGACTTGGCTATTCTCGACCCTACACAGTTAGCCTCAGGGCTTAGTGAACCCATCGAACATCACGACCCAAGGCTCGGCGGCACAATGCGTCTCGTCAAACGCTCAGATAAGGTAATGAAGCATGTGATGGTCAAAGGAGAGTTGCTATTTAGTGAAGGGCAGTTTGCTCAAGACTTAGGGCAACGTCAATACGGCCAACTACTCCGATCTACTAGGCGTTAGTGTTTATTCAAATGGCTAGAGCGAGGGAACTAACCCTGCCCCGCTCTAGTCTATATCTTCCTTCGTTGTTGCTTAGACTACGAATAGATACTACTCCCACCTCCCTATTCATTATCTGTGAACACATCCTATGTTGGGGTTTTCGGTCTATGTTCAACAATTTTCTTCTTGACAGTCAGTGGTTTAGGGTTTTTGGGCAAAAAAAACGGGGTATGCTGCTTGCGAATTGGTGTTGCGTGCTTACCTTTGCACTCCCAAAACGATGGGATGTGGCATTTGCCGCGAGAGAGAGGTTGAAAAAAGTTTGCTAAAAAGTTTGGAGTT
Encoded proteins:
- the rsmG gene encoding 16S rRNA (guanine(527)-N(7))-methyltransferase RsmG; its protein translation is MNPTVALIEKYFPELTDSQKAHFERLGSLYQDWNQKINVVSRKDVDLLYERHVLHSLAIAKVMGFKPMAEVMDLGTGGGFPGIPLAILFPETRFLMVDSIGKKVKVVEEVIEGLGLKNARALHERSENVDQYFDFVVTRAVAPLETLVYWTRDKFAQMYNHPLKNGIISLKGGDLAEEIKACRKPCKVWEISDFFEESFFETKKVVYTQMIK
- a CDS encoding flotillin family protein, translating into MEYLFSTIGVSIGILFLLTLFLLSRYKRCPSNKVLVIYGNVGKGRSARCVHGGGAFILPVIQDWQFLNLNPIPIEIDLRGALSKQNIRINTPSTFTVAISTKPEIMLNAAERLLSLDESEIKTQALDIIIGQLRLVIATLTIEEINQDREQFLSLINKHVATELNKIGLELINVNIKDITDESGYLEAIGKKAAAEAINVARVEVAQQERSGAIGETKALREKEVEVASELAAADEGRKEADSKKRIAIAELEAQAIEGENISKARVVEYNATLAEKSAEARRRSEVAEATAKREILENQKATEQARLEKDEIIHKEVQKRKQEIDAEAEAERVRRIAKGEADAALLKYNAEAEGLQKLLEAKANGYKEILNACEGDTNAAAILLLIEKLESLVAKQTEAIANLKIDKITVWEGGGEQNGNATTNFVRNFINTLPPMHELAQQVGIELPQFLGNINPQDLQKALEVSTKANGRKRKQTESSEKAETIEE
- a CDS encoding S-adenosylmethionine:tRNA ribosyltransferase-isomerase: MPSIPKISLADYTYHLPDERIAQHPVTPRDSAKLLCYKGGAISHHRFSALPDLLPSEVMLVFNDTKVIPARLFFQKPTGALIELLLLSPLQPTDMQQAMSTTDETVWKVMVGNKKRWPESLSLSMTLTHTTLEARWHNREQNEVSLRWASTGLPFAAVVQEAGRLPLPPYLKREAEATDYERYQTVYAKAEGAVAAPTAGLHFTPEVMQQLAAKGIAQGFVTLHVGAGTFQPIQETHQGDVAQHPMHNEAIVVSQAQLAALLQYPEGLIPVGTTAMRSLESLYWFGVQLLDQQGQGIFHIPQLWAYTRSQQPLPSAQEALKAVQIYMQAQNLTQLQGYTEIMIMPGYQMRLCRGLITNYHQPQTTLILLVAALIGQDWRKVYQTALDNDYRFLSYGDSSLLLPRG
- a CDS encoding NfeD family protein is translated as MMLYTLFTHPLLLQQLTWADQNLPMLYWWVAIGCTGFLVLHITLSGMLGIDLDYDFDFDIGDLDLGDVSLSAFITLFAIMGWAGYLGYQMTSFSHAGIVGVSGTAGVLGFVAAVWLHNRLKALEQTGNVELQNAIGQIGSVYLTIPQGGEGQIQIVVQGKLMTLDARCDEATLPTGEQVIVYAIEEDKLIVGPYQTLINS
- a CDS encoding N-acyl-D-amino-acid deacylase family protein produces the protein MSKTSTLIQNGIYFDGLGNPGRKADLLIKDGKVAQVADYIPPPEGVNILKADGLWVTPGFLDIHTHYDAEVEVLPGLEESVRHGVTTVVFGNCSLSSAVGTEDDIINLFSRVENMPTDILQSWVRNKITWKTTREYYEHLDSLPVGPNIATFIGHSNLRIATMGLERSLTIHKANKAEIEKMKGTVQEAMEAGYLGLSIDMLPLHRMALGEFKGVSVPSQQAHFSEYIKLASVVRKYNRVLQATPNALDKRSAALLFLMSMGVFRKRLSTTIVAALDVKSDPKIHKVATGLATVFNNVFRTDVRWQALAEPFLNYADGAISPLFEEFPSAAKAIGMNSEERKAMYADPSFREWFKKDWNHKGPAVFHRRLDDMWVVKSPETGQEGRSVADLAAERKQDPLDFFMDMVAKYDQDFRWKSAVANHREEKRIKLLAHKTTIPGFNDSGAHNVNMAFYDGSLQTLKQAQKYPHVMSIETAIHRMTKMAADWLGIDAGALRVGDRADLAILDPTQLASGLSEPIEHHDPRLGGTMRLVKRSDKVMKHVMVKGELLFSEGQFAQDLGQRQYGQLLRSTRR